From a region of the Acidicapsa acidisoli genome:
- a CDS encoding PAS domain S-box protein: MKKTKTVMILSGCVAGYLLFGAAARLYWGSSVNNLIAAAVLAGAIPLLLVLVAQMRSGDMSKQKSPRAELAEALLHSTSPMVLATAMDGSFTYLNPSAERVLGMRASDLIGRAKMMEIFAPGEMERISQWLRKLHPDAASGPVVPSDPMRECVNYVLQFPPSQLRGIDLQLRRNDGNTFPATLYLSAIRGTDGKPSGILAVALDQTLSHRQERALRESRERYRDLFENANEMIATLNPAGQFVYVNPVWKSCFGLGDSDFNKLESLEMVFSEDCRSEVGRLFRLAMEGETVEREPVRTHTLDGRVLDLELSLSRRQKGDNPLAIRCLLRDITPQKQRERRLALQLVVSQIVGQSTSPEVASMRILESVCLSQGWDAAILWTVNEEEERLQFYSAWGAPGKKSEALIQESMGQSIGKGPELPGRVWVQGRPVWMEDLAATLAAGPAAVRLQAALRHGLVTGWAIPVRVGNNLIAVLEFYCHQRHREERETMATLETVSSSLGQMLARSREQGRVEELHRTQEILLDTIEDGICGADRNGLASLVNPAAGRLLGASPAELTGASVHDLLHGSMPGGSRCGDDCVLLRALTRKLSASAEITVYRRDGKSFPAEFSLTPILEQGRYTGSVLSFRDISQRYALDRMKDEFVSTVSHELRTPLTSIRGALGLLSAGLLGTVSDKAANLLRIALSNSDRLVRLINDILDLERIQSGREPLTFRPIALSEIVRQAIDGMQPVADAANVQLIHDSNVVQVSADPDRMLQVITNLLSNAVKFSPEGATVSVTLREGSNSMTLSVIDQGRGIPADKLDSIFDRFQQVDASDSRQKGGSGLGLAICRTIVQQHGGRIWAERNNVRGSTFRVVLPLQPHVTSTPTATPIDEPDRGRVLLADANLSTRPLVANQLRRQGYRVVETGTVEETLAALSTGVDSEHPDGVQGGIEAILVDISLDGLNGWEILPRLRMEPSAAGVPIVLLSVDHPNPSLPIPTGADGWVSQSPNDETLLNELARVLSSPGEKARILVVEDDVDLARVIGAVFAKDGIDVMLVHTRQAALDACVSFLPQLLVLDLSLPDGDGFNVVDWLRQHEDLAHLPLVVYSAREIPPAERSQLQLGPTHFLTKAKVQPQQLESLVLTMLRRSRQMEESLCLVPPSNPDQPRGSATD, from the coding sequence TTGAAAAAGACGAAGACAGTGATGATCCTTTCCGGATGCGTGGCAGGGTATCTCCTGTTCGGCGCAGCGGCTCGTCTTTATTGGGGCTCCTCTGTCAATAATTTAATCGCTGCGGCGGTGCTTGCCGGAGCGATTCCGCTGCTGCTCGTTCTGGTCGCCCAGATGCGTTCCGGTGACATGTCCAAGCAGAAGAGTCCGCGTGCCGAGCTCGCGGAAGCGCTGCTTCACTCCACAAGTCCCATGGTGCTGGCAACGGCGATGGATGGCAGCTTTACGTATCTGAATCCATCGGCCGAACGGGTGCTTGGAATGCGCGCTTCGGATCTCATCGGCAGAGCAAAGATGATGGAGATCTTTGCGCCGGGTGAGATGGAGAGAATCAGCCAGTGGCTGCGTAAACTGCATCCGGATGCCGCATCTGGGCCGGTTGTTCCGTCAGACCCAATGCGGGAATGCGTCAACTACGTCCTGCAATTCCCTCCCAGCCAACTTCGTGGGATCGATTTGCAGCTTCGCCGCAATGACGGGAACACGTTTCCGGCCACGCTCTATTTGTCGGCCATTCGTGGAACGGACGGAAAGCCCTCCGGCATATTGGCCGTTGCGCTGGACCAGACACTGAGCCATCGCCAGGAGCGGGCGCTGCGTGAGTCCCGAGAGCGATACCGGGATCTGTTTGAAAATGCAAACGAGATGATCGCCACGCTGAATCCGGCTGGCCAGTTTGTTTACGTCAATCCTGTCTGGAAATCATGCTTTGGCCTGGGTGATAGCGACTTCAACAAGCTTGAGTCGCTGGAGATGGTCTTCAGCGAGGATTGCCGCTCCGAGGTTGGCAGACTTTTCCGGCTGGCGATGGAGGGCGAAACAGTCGAGCGGGAGCCGGTTCGCACGCACACGTTGGATGGCCGGGTGCTGGACCTGGAACTGAGCCTGAGCCGCAGGCAAAAGGGCGACAATCCTCTGGCAATCCGCTGCCTTCTGCGCGACATCACCCCGCAGAAGCAACGCGAGCGGAGATTGGCGCTGCAATTAGTGGTGAGCCAGATTGTGGGCCAGAGCACTTCGCCGGAAGTCGCTTCGATGCGCATTCTGGAATCGGTTTGCCTCTCGCAAGGCTGGGACGCGGCGATTCTGTGGACGGTCAATGAGGAAGAGGAACGGCTGCAGTTCTACTCCGCCTGGGGTGCACCGGGGAAAAAGAGCGAGGCACTGATCCAGGAAAGCATGGGGCAGTCGATCGGCAAGGGTCCGGAGCTGCCAGGGCGCGTGTGGGTGCAGGGCCGCCCAGTATGGATGGAAGATCTGGCCGCCACGCTGGCTGCTGGGCCGGCTGCGGTCCGGCTGCAGGCAGCGTTGCGCCACGGGCTTGTAACCGGCTGGGCGATTCCGGTGCGCGTGGGCAACAACCTCATTGCAGTTCTCGAGTTTTACTGCCACCAGCGCCATCGCGAGGAACGCGAGACGATGGCGACGCTGGAAACTGTCTCTTCGTCTCTGGGCCAGATGCTGGCGCGTTCGCGCGAGCAGGGCCGAGTGGAGGAGCTGCATCGCACTCAGGAAATTCTGCTGGACACGATTGAAGATGGGATCTGCGGCGCGGACCGCAACGGGCTGGCCAGCCTCGTGAATCCTGCGGCGGGACGGCTGCTCGGAGCTTCGCCCGCTGAGCTTACCGGCGCTTCGGTTCACGATCTGCTGCATGGCTCTATGCCCGGCGGCAGCCGGTGCGGCGACGACTGTGTCTTGCTGCGGGCACTAACGCGCAAGCTGTCGGCCTCAGCGGAGATCACCGTGTATCGCCGCGATGGCAAGTCGTTTCCGGCGGAGTTTTCGCTGACGCCCATCCTCGAACAGGGCCGCTACACCGGATCTGTCCTTAGCTTCCGCGATATCAGTCAGCGGTATGCACTCGACCGCATGAAAGACGAGTTCGTCTCGACGGTAAGCCACGAACTGCGCACTCCGCTCACTTCGATTCGAGGAGCGCTGGGTTTGCTCTCGGCCGGATTGCTGGGCACCGTGAGCGACAAGGCTGCCAATCTGCTGCGGATTGCGCTTTCGAATTCGGATCGGCTGGTGCGGCTGATCAATGACATTCTCGATCTGGAGCGCATCCAGAGCGGTCGTGAGCCGCTCACCTTCCGTCCGATTGCCTTGAGCGAGATTGTGCGGCAGGCGATCGACGGCATGCAGCCGGTGGCCGATGCCGCGAATGTTCAGTTGATCCACGACTCCAACGTGGTGCAGGTCTCCGCCGACCCGGATCGGATGCTGCAGGTGATCACCAACCTGCTTTCAAACGCGGTGAAGTTCTCGCCCGAAGGCGCGACTGTTTCGGTGACACTACGCGAGGGCTCGAACTCCATGACGCTCTCGGTAATCGACCAGGGTCGCGGCATTCCAGCCGACAAGCTGGACTCGATCTTTGACCGCTTCCAGCAGGTCGATGCCTCCGATTCGCGGCAAAAGGGCGGCAGCGGCCTCGGACTGGCAATCTGCCGGACGATCGTGCAGCAGCACGGTGGCCGAATCTGGGCGGAGCGCAACAACGTCCGCGGCTCGACCTTCCGCGTGGTTTTACCGCTTCAGCCGCATGTGACGTCCACGCCGACGGCAACCCCTATCGACGAACCGGATCGCGGCCGGGTTTTGCTGGCCGACGCCAACCTCTCGACGCGACCCCTTGTCGCCAACCAGTTGCGCCGCCAGGGTTATCGCGTCGTGGAAACCGGCACGGTCGAAGAGACGCTTGCGGCGCTATCAACTGGCGTGGATTCGGAACATCCCGATGGGGTACAGGGCGGAATCGAAGCGATTCTGGTGGATATCTCGCTGGACGGGTTGAACGGATGGGAGATTTTGCCTCGCCTGCGTATGGAGCCATCGGCGGCTGGCGTTCCGATTGTGCTGCTGAGCGTAGACCATCCCAATCCTTCTCTTCCGATTCCTACCGGCGCGGATGGTTGGGTTTCGCAGTCGCCGAATGACGAAACGCTGTTGAACGAGCTGGCTCGGGTTCTTTCCAGTCCCGGGGAAAAGGCGCGCATTCTGGTGGTCGAAGACGATGTGGACCTCGCGCGCGTCATCGGCGCGGTCTTTGCCAAAGATGGCATCGACGTGATGCTGGTGCACACACGGCAGGCTGCGCTCGATGCCTGTGTCTCCTTCCTGCCGCAATTGCTCGTGTTGGACCTCTCGCTGCCGGATGGGGATGGTTTCAACGTGGTGGACTGGCTGCGCCAGCATGAGGATCTGGCTCATCTGCCACTAGTGGTGTATTCGGCCCGGGAGATTCCGCCGGCGGAACGATCTCAGCTGCAGCTTGGACCGACTCACTTCTTGACGAAGGCGAAGGTACAGCCGCAGCAGTTGGAGTCGCTGGTCTTGACGATGCTGCGCCGTTCGCGTCAGATGGAAGAATCCCTTTGCCTCGTACCTCCAAGCAACCCCGATCAGCCGCGAGGTTCTGCGACGGACTGA
- a CDS encoding response regulator, translating to MSRRILIIDDEDDIRQVAALSLETVAGWDVIVANSGAQGLLRAAEHQPDAILLDVMMPGMDGPTTFRELRKNPATAKIPVLLLTAKVQGPDQRRFADLGVEAVLMKPFDPLTLSTQMEKILGWE from the coding sequence TTGTCCCGCCGAATTCTGATCATTGACGATGAAGACGATATTCGCCAGGTCGCCGCGCTCAGCCTCGAAACCGTAGCTGGGTGGGATGTGATCGTGGCTAACTCTGGCGCGCAGGGGCTGCTGCGTGCCGCCGAACACCAGCCCGACGCGATTCTGCTGGATGTCATGATGCCTGGGATGGATGGGCCGACGACTTTTCGCGAATTGCGCAAGAACCCGGCTACGGCAAAGATTCCTGTACTGCTGCTGACGGCCAAAGTGCAGGGCCCGGACCAACGGCGATTCGCGGATCTGGGCGTGGAGGCGGTGCTGATGAAGCCGTTCGATCCCCTGACGCTGTCGACCCAGATGGAGAAGATTCTCGGCTGGGAATGA
- a CDS encoding Hpt domain-containing protein: MASTPPETRPATPPSLSDALNRLWVKFLPDIENRVSILEAAVRAHADGHLSEEHRGAAHAAAHKLAGTLGTFGLHRGTDLARQIELEFADELPSTAQVSLWIAELRSVIERRQ; the protein is encoded by the coding sequence ATGGCCAGTACGCCTCCTGAAACTCGACCAGCCACGCCGCCATCCCTTTCAGACGCCCTGAATCGTCTGTGGGTGAAATTCTTGCCGGATATCGAAAATCGCGTCTCGATTCTGGAAGCTGCGGTTAGGGCGCACGCTGACGGCCACCTGTCGGAGGAGCATCGCGGGGCGGCTCACGCAGCGGCGCATAAGCTGGCTGGAACGCTGGGCACATTTGGGCTGCATCGTGGGACCGACCTTGCCAGGCAGATTGAGTTGGAGTTTGCCGATGAGTTGCCCAGCACCGCTCAGGTATCTTTGTGGATTGCGGAACTTCGCAGCGTGATCGAGCGTCGTCAATAA
- a CDS encoding DUF2905 domain-containing protein, translated as MNHGPLARIGLSLIVLGILFLAAAGLARLGWPLGRLPGDISVRGKHFAFYAPIATCLLSSVVLTLLFWLVSHFRR; from the coding sequence ATGAATCACGGACCATTGGCGCGGATCGGCCTGAGTTTGATTGTGCTGGGTATTCTGTTTCTTGCCGCGGCTGGGCTTGCCCGATTGGGGTGGCCGCTGGGGCGGTTGCCGGGAGATATTTCGGTTCGCGGAAAGCACTTCGCCTTCTATGCGCCGATTGCCACCTGCCTGCTGTCGTCCGTCGTGCTTACGCTGTTGTTCTGGCTGGTTAGCCATTTCCGGCGATAA
- the xseA gene encoding exodeoxyribonuclease VII large subunit, giving the protein MSAKTSSSKQPATPQLDLLFEVAAPVEEAIPKVAPRRSRERRTWLVHQLVSEARELVEAEFGDVWVEGEISNFRPASSGHLYFTLKDAEAQLPVVLFRRQAMLLRFRPEDGLQVRVRGKASVYEQRGQLQLVAETMEPVGAGSLQLAFEQLRDRLKAEGLFDAERKQPLPAFPRTVAVLTSPTGAVIRDFLNIVRRRNSGLNVLVVPMAVQGDNAAGEIESAIAMTNDSGLADLIVLARGGGSLEDLAAFNSERVARAVAASALPVVSAVGHETDFTIADFVADLRAPTPSAAAELVTEAQHKVEELIAVLSNRLIRAARFQLLQARQSLAHLPVAYTQQRVASTIHRLQQRLDDLGFRMESAMNEMLRERQRTVGELTAAILSHDPRQELSAARELLASCQSRLDYSLHRRLAAARFRCESVDARLYRSTQISMTAHRSDWTNLRGRLQALSPVAVLQRGYALVQNENGVVVRSAGQLVVGETVQTRLGDGGFSSNVTAVNVMTIQPNKKKKDKPTSK; this is encoded by the coding sequence GTGAGTGCAAAGACTTCATCCTCGAAACAGCCCGCGACGCCGCAACTAGACCTGCTCTTTGAGGTGGCTGCTCCGGTCGAAGAGGCGATCCCGAAGGTTGCCCCGCGGCGCAGCCGGGAGCGGCGAACGTGGCTCGTCCATCAGCTCGTCTCCGAGGCACGGGAGCTGGTCGAGGCGGAATTCGGCGATGTCTGGGTCGAAGGAGAAATCTCCAACTTCCGTCCGGCGTCTTCAGGCCACCTGTATTTCACGCTGAAGGATGCCGAGGCGCAGCTTCCTGTGGTGCTCTTCCGCCGCCAGGCGATGCTGCTTCGCTTCCGGCCGGAAGATGGCCTACAGGTTCGAGTACGCGGCAAAGCCAGCGTCTACGAGCAGCGGGGTCAGCTTCAGCTTGTGGCGGAAACGATGGAGCCTGTGGGCGCAGGCAGCCTGCAACTGGCCTTTGAACAACTGCGCGACAGGCTGAAAGCCGAAGGGCTATTTGACGCGGAGCGGAAGCAGCCACTGCCGGCATTTCCACGCACCGTTGCGGTGCTGACATCTCCAACCGGGGCAGTGATCCGAGACTTTCTGAACATTGTGAGGCGGCGCAATTCGGGATTGAATGTGCTGGTTGTCCCGATGGCCGTGCAGGGCGACAATGCGGCGGGAGAGATTGAGTCCGCAATTGCGATGACAAATGATTCTGGCCTTGCGGACCTGATCGTGCTGGCGCGCGGCGGGGGATCTCTGGAAGATCTTGCTGCGTTCAACAGCGAACGCGTGGCGCGGGCTGTTGCCGCTTCGGCTTTACCGGTAGTTTCAGCGGTTGGCCATGAAACTGATTTTACGATTGCCGATTTTGTGGCTGATCTGCGCGCTCCAACGCCTTCGGCTGCGGCGGAGCTGGTGACGGAAGCCCAGCATAAGGTCGAGGAGTTAATCGCGGTGCTCTCAAATCGTCTGATCCGGGCAGCGCGGTTTCAGCTTTTGCAGGCCCGGCAAAGTCTGGCGCATCTCCCCGTGGCATACACGCAGCAGCGCGTCGCATCGACCATCCACCGGCTCCAACAACGGCTGGACGATCTTGGCTTCCGTATGGAATCGGCGATGAATGAAATGCTCCGCGAACGCCAGCGGACAGTTGGCGAGCTGACGGCGGCTATTCTCAGCCATGATCCGCGACAAGAGCTCAGCGCGGCCCGCGAACTGCTCGCTTCCTGCCAGTCGCGCCTTGATTATTCGCTGCATCGGCGCTTGGCGGCGGCCAGGTTTCGCTGCGAGTCGGTGGACGCGCGGCTCTATCGCTCGACACAGATTTCCATGACCGCGCATCGGTCCGATTGGACCAATCTGCGCGGCAGGCTGCAGGCGCTATCGCCGGTGGCTGTACTGCAACGCGGCTACGCTCTCGTACAAAATGAGAACGGAGTTGTCGTTCGCTCGGCAGGCCAGCTTGTAGTTGGCGAGACGGTCCAGACGCGGCTGGGCGATGGTGGTTTCTCGAGCAACGTCACGGCGGTCAACGTCATGACAATCCAGCCCAACAAAAAGAAAAAGGACAAACCAACTTCCAAATGA
- the glmM gene encoding phosphoglucosamine mutase — translation MRQLFGTDGIRGIAGTAPLDTNTIYAVGLALAHQLRPGALANGLVGARVILGRDTRESSPWITKMLAAGLRAGGAEVESAGIVPTPAIAHLAHTHGFHAGVVVSASHNPWEDNGIKLFGPDGKKLPDQTELAIEEVIFKHAIATTPPDMADVPEIEDQLHYAEEYVAYLLAAVPGLRLDGIAGHSIVVDCANGAAAAVAPKIFAALGGNVTLLNISPDGRNINDHCGALHPKTVAVEVAQRGANLGITFDGDADRCLFAGASNNVINGDAILLMAARDLQERGLLTDNVIVATTMSNMGLEAALKRSGITMLRAQVGDRYVLELMQQRNAALGGEQSGHILFPHLATTGDGLLTSLVVLDLIARTGKAVEELTADLKVFPQVIVNVKVREKKPLEDIPSVAERIRAAEAELADSGRVVIRYSGTEALARVMIEAESETAMKHHAEAIAGAIRSELGIETSQS, via the coding sequence ATGAGACAGCTTTTCGGCACCGACGGCATTCGCGGCATTGCAGGCACGGCACCACTCGACACAAACACGATCTACGCCGTCGGGCTCGCCCTGGCGCACCAACTGAGACCCGGCGCTCTTGCGAATGGATTGGTAGGTGCGAGGGTGATCCTGGGAAGGGATACGCGGGAATCGAGCCCTTGGATTACGAAGATGCTCGCCGCCGGGCTGCGCGCAGGCGGTGCCGAGGTTGAGAGCGCCGGCATCGTACCTACGCCCGCGATTGCGCATCTGGCGCACACGCACGGCTTCCATGCGGGAGTGGTGGTCTCGGCAAGCCATAATCCGTGGGAAGACAACGGGATCAAGCTCTTTGGTCCCGATGGAAAAAAGCTGCCCGATCAGACGGAACTTGCGATTGAAGAGGTGATCTTCAAGCATGCGATTGCGACGACTCCGCCGGATATGGCTGATGTGCCGGAGATCGAGGATCAGTTGCACTATGCCGAGGAATATGTGGCCTACTTGCTGGCTGCGGTTCCCGGTTTGCGTCTTGACGGGATTGCCGGGCATAGCATCGTGGTCGATTGCGCCAACGGCGCGGCGGCTGCGGTTGCGCCGAAGATTTTCGCTGCGCTGGGCGGGAATGTGACTTTGCTCAATATCTCGCCGGATGGGCGAAATATCAATGACCATTGCGGGGCGCTGCACCCGAAGACCGTAGCTGTCGAGGTTGCGCAGCGCGGGGCAAACCTTGGGATCACCTTTGATGGTGATGCCGACCGCTGTCTCTTTGCCGGGGCTTCCAACAATGTCATCAATGGAGACGCGATTCTGCTGATGGCTGCGCGCGACCTGCAGGAGCGAGGACTGCTAACGGACAACGTGATTGTGGCTACCACCATGTCAAACATGGGGCTGGAAGCTGCGCTGAAGCGGTCCGGGATTACGATGCTTCGCGCTCAGGTGGGAGATCGCTACGTACTGGAACTGATGCAGCAACGGAATGCGGCGCTGGGCGGCGAGCAGTCGGGGCACATCCTGTTTCCGCATTTGGCGACTACAGGCGATGGGTTGCTGACTTCGCTGGTGGTGCTGGACCTGATCGCACGCACCGGCAAGGCGGTCGAGGAATTAACCGCGGACCTCAAGGTCTTTCCGCAGGTAATTGTGAATGTGAAGGTGCGCGAGAAGAAGCCGCTTGAAGACATTCCCTCAGTCGCGGAGCGCATCCGTGCGGCAGAGGCTGAGTTGGCTGACTCGGGGCGCGTAGTTATCCGCTACTCAGGCACGGAGGCTTTAGCGCGAGTGATGATTGAAGCAGAGAGCGAAACCGCGATGAAGCACCATGCGGAAGCTATCGCCGGAGCTATCCGATCGGAGCTGGGCATCGAAACAAGTCAATCGTAG
- a CDS encoding tetratricopeptide repeat protein, translating to MGGILAAAGENQLALEIFWNAVALHLGDPMFLVNLANILIKEDQYELAREQLERALSLDSNFRPAHAGLAFLLPRLGEPGMATRHGRIAFQGRCLVGSQYRGDATPITVLELISTRGGNVRIQNFLSGQIFQRYLVTAEFYDTNTPLPPHQLVVNAIGDADAAGAALAGASALLAHTTAPVINPPGAVLATGRAAVARQLATIPGIVTARTASVHRDLLTGPDALVSLVEMGFAFPLLLRSPGFHGGEHFLRLETGAELPAALDALP from the coding sequence TTGGGGGGAATTCTCGCTGCTGCGGGAGAAAACCAGCTCGCGCTCGAGATCTTCTGGAATGCTGTAGCGCTGCATCTAGGCGATCCGATGTTCCTGGTGAACCTGGCTAACATACTGATCAAAGAGGATCAGTATGAGCTGGCGCGGGAGCAGTTGGAGCGGGCGCTCAGTCTCGATTCGAATTTCCGGCCTGCGCATGCTGGCTTGGCTTTTCTGTTGCCCCGCCTGGGTGAACCGGGGATGGCTACACGGCATGGACGCATTGCATTTCAAGGCCGATGTCTGGTTGGATCGCAATACCGGGGCGATGCGACGCCGATCACGGTTTTGGAGCTGATTTCGACGCGTGGGGGCAATGTTCGCATACAGAATTTCCTGAGCGGTCAAATCTTTCAACGTTATCTTGTCACTGCCGAGTTCTATGACACCAACACTCCGTTACCGCCGCATCAACTGGTGGTCAACGCGATTGGGGATGCGGACGCGGCTGGCGCGGCGCTGGCTGGGGCGAGCGCTTTGTTGGCGCACACGACGGCTCCGGTGATCAATCCTCCCGGAGCAGTGTTGGCTACGGGCCGTGCTGCTGTTGCACGGCAGCTGGCTACGATACCAGGGATTGTCACTGCCCGGACTGCTTCGGTACACCGTGATTTGCTCACCGGGCCGGATGCTTTGGTCAGTCTCGTGGAGATGGGATTTGCGTTTCCATTGTTGCTTCGATCGCCGGGATTTCATGGGGGCGAGCACTTTCTGCGGCTTGAAACTGGGGCGGAGTTGCCAGCTGCGCTTGATGCGCTGCCGTGA
- a CDS encoding ATP-grasp domain-containing protein produces MMQYLDARGPNGKFRKYRVMMIDGRLYPLHCAVSHHWKIHHFSAEMEDYPEHRAEDAAFLGDMPAVLGPRVMAALEAIQAVLSLDYGGIDFGVYADGDLLLFEANAAMVILPTVEDARWDYRRPAVERVGRAVHRLLVARARPEART; encoded by the coding sequence GTGATGCAGTATCTCGACGCTCGCGGACCGAATGGAAAGTTTCGCAAGTATCGAGTGATGATGATTGATGGGCGGCTCTATCCGCTGCATTGCGCTGTTTCACATCATTGGAAAATTCATCACTTCAGCGCAGAGATGGAGGATTATCCGGAGCATCGCGCCGAGGATGCTGCTTTTCTGGGCGATATGCCCGCTGTGCTCGGACCGCGCGTGATGGCGGCGCTTGAAGCGATTCAGGCTGTTCTCAGCCTCGATTATGGCGGCATTGATTTTGGCGTCTATGCGGACGGCGATCTGCTGCTCTTCGAAGCCAATGCGGCGATGGTGATTTTACCGACCGTCGAGGATGCGCGATGGGATTATCGGCGGCCTGCTGTGGAGCGAGTTGGCCGGGCTGTCCATAGATTGCTGGTGGCGAGAGCGAGACCAGAAGCAAGAACTTAG